In the Corvus cornix cornix isolate S_Up_H32 chromosome 20, ASM73873v5, whole genome shotgun sequence genome, one interval contains:
- the LOC120411049 gene encoding corticoliberin-like: protein MRVRMISAASVLVLLFLPSETCSPLQWPRGPSRRLTLAPQLTWESWMGAPRPPVPAMDPLPQRLCQFHGAEPTPAPRARRGLQTGKRRDGKPNSLDLTFHLLREFLEMSREERLAQKALSNKLLLQSIGK from the coding sequence ATGCGGGTCAGGATGATTTCAGCTGCCTCCGTCCTCGTCCTGCTCTTCCTGCCCTCGGAGACCTGCTCCCCCCTGCAGTGGCCCCGGGGTCCGTCCCGCAGGCTGACCCTGGCCCCCCAACTCACCTGGGAGTCCTGGATGGGAGCCCCGCGACCCCCGGTCCCTGCCATGGATCCCCTGCCCCAAAGACTGTGCCAGTTCCATGGGGCAGAGCCCACCCCGGCCCCCCGAGCCCGGCGGGGGCTGCAAACCGGCAAGAGGCGAGATGGAAAACCCAACTCGTTGGATCTCACCTTCCACCTCCTGCGCGAGTTCCTGGAAATGTCCCGGGAGGAGAGACTGGCCCAGAAGGCGCTCAGCAATAAACTCTTGCTGCAGAGTATAGGAAAATGA